A genomic segment from Nodularia sphaerocarpa UHCC 0038 encodes:
- a CDS encoding cyclic nucleotide-binding domain-containing protein, protein MLSPVVTLKIFQKQPDPQTFSTGEVIFKEGQPGNCMFGILEGEVEILVNGKTIEIIQSGEVFGTGILLGIQGRTYTAIAKTDCKLAYLDESGFLFAVQETPVFAIKVMKSYAERLSRLQHKL, encoded by the coding sequence ATGTTAAGTCCTGTAGTTACATTGAAAATATTCCAGAAACAACCCGATCCTCAAACATTTTCCACAGGTGAAGTCATTTTTAAGGAAGGACAACCGGGGAATTGTATGTTTGGGATTTTAGAAGGAGAGGTAGAAATATTAGTCAATGGTAAGACTATAGAGATAATTCAGTCAGGTGAGGTGTTTGGGACTGGTATACTTTTGGGGATACAAGGGAGAACTTATACTGCGATCGCTAAAACTGACTGCAAGCTGGCTTATTTAGACGAGTCTGGGTTTCTGTTTGCGGTTCAAGAAACGCCTGTATTTGCTATCAAGGTAATGAAAAGTTATGCAGAACGTCTCAGCCGCTTGCAGCATAAGCTATAA
- a CDS encoding VOC family protein — protein MTITLDHTIVPAYDKEKSARFFADIFGLKLDTPVGHFAAVRVNDKLTLDFADREEFDSHHYAFHVSDEEFDTIFARIQEMGLEYSSDPMHHKKGEINHRMGGRGFYFYDLDGHNLELLTRA, from the coding sequence ATGACAATTACCTTAGACCATACTATAGTCCCTGCATACGATAAGGAAAAATCGGCACGCTTTTTTGCAGATATTTTTGGACTAAAACTTGATACTCCAGTTGGTCATTTTGCGGCTGTGCGTGTCAATGACAAGTTAACCTTAGATTTTGCTGACAGAGAAGAATTTGACTCTCACCATTATGCTTTTCATGTCAGTGATGAGGAGTTTGATACTATTTTTGCACGCATCCAAGAAATGGGACTTGAATACAGTAGCGACCCCATGCATCATAAGAAAGGTGAAATTAATCATAGAATGGGAGGTCGTGGTTTCTATTTCTATGATCTCGATGGTCATAATTTAGAACTGTTGACTCGTGCTTAA
- a CDS encoding ribbon-helix-helix domain-containing protein, which translates to MNIQIKPELEQIIQAQIATGRYANPEDVISKALKLLLEWEKGYQQWVEETREKVDVAIGQLDKGEGIDGDVVIEQLRDKLRQAREIQG; encoded by the coding sequence ATGAATATCCAAATTAAACCTGAATTAGAGCAAATTATCCAAGCGCAAATTGCTACGGGTAGATATGCAAATCCTGAAGATGTGATTAGTAAGGCTTTGAAGTTGCTTTTGGAGTGGGAGAAGGGTTATCAGCAGTGGGTGGAAGAAACACGGGAAAAGGTTGATGTTGCTATTGGACAATTGGATAAAGGGGAAGGTATTGATGGGGATGTTGTGATTGAACAATTGCGGGATAAGTTGCGTCAAGCCAGAGAGATACAAGGATGA
- a CDS encoding cyclase family protein produces the protein MEANQNTINYSRVIHLSHIIDRDIPQWPSDPPVEFTTVANIPQDGYYLRRFSLGEHSATHINAPNSFHDNKVGIDQYSAESLVLPGVVIDICETATVNPDYALTIADILAWEQKHGKIAFGSLVLLHTGWEEKWLDKTAFFNPDAQGIMHFPGFGYDATQFLLEQRQIAGLGIDTHGVDPGQDSSFSINRLVLAQQRIILENLTNLQQLPAKGSTLMIGVLRLRNGSGSPVGVLALIP, from the coding sequence ATGGAAGCAAATCAAAACACCATAAATTACTCACGGGTTATACATCTGAGCCATATAATAGACAGAGATATTCCCCAATGGCCTAGTGATCCCCCAGTGGAATTTACCACCGTCGCCAACATCCCACAGGATGGCTATTACCTGCGGCGTTTCAGCTTAGGAGAACACAGTGCGACTCATATCAACGCACCGAATAGTTTTCACGATAATAAAGTGGGAATTGACCAATATTCGGCTGAGTCGCTGGTTTTACCTGGAGTAGTTATCGATATCTGCGAAACCGCAACGGTAAATCCTGATTACGCCTTGACTATTGCCGATATTCTCGCTTGGGAGCAAAAACACGGTAAAATTGCTTTTGGTAGTTTAGTGCTACTTCATACTGGCTGGGAAGAGAAATGGTTAGATAAAACTGCGTTTTTTAACCCAGATGCTCAAGGAATTATGCACTTTCCCGGCTTTGGCTATGATGCAACTCAGTTCCTTTTAGAACAACGGCAAATTGCTGGCTTAGGTATTGATACGCATGGGGTAGACCCTGGACAGGATAGCAGTTTTAGTATTAACCGTCTGGTGTTAGCACAGCAACGGATTATTTTGGAAAATCTCACGAATTTGCAGCAGCTACCAGCAAAGGGTAGTACTTTAATGATTGGTGTTTTGAGGTTGCGAAATGGTTCGGGTTCTCCTGTGGGGGTGTTGGCTTTAATACCATGA